A single region of the Ascaphus truei isolate aAscTru1 chromosome 6, aAscTru1.hap1, whole genome shotgun sequence genome encodes:
- the LOC142498172 gene encoding uncharacterized protein LOC142498172, protein MREELLAGVRYLKSLISNSQQLDLHKVETFEEKLAEVLCKRYTGHWYPETPMKGQAYRCIRINRQQEDESLLEACAQSGLKYSDLPLPKEMTMWIDPYEVCCRMGENNPYYTVASFDSKKRRNLEENPAQVDSSYSSTTITVSSHESHVTSSDSRFPSSSKTISCSSALDLPRTSSDSGWASSSISSSDERSTHSPSDSTSSSFMGDDFDSGMETLVLRMPESSYAVATQTPTSSPSLDEFHDICWSPTQECLTQTVTPTFITPSPLWIPAWRVPEFYSNISWNPQQSTWRQERLAFNEEGQGHRSGN, encoded by the exons ATGCGGGAGGAGCTGTTGGCCGGAGTGAGATACCTGAAGAGTCTGATCAGCAATTCCCAGCAGCTGGACCTGCACAAGGTGGAGACCTTCGAGGAGAAGCTGGCTGAGGTCTTGTGCAAGAGATACACAGGGCACTGGTACCCAGAAACCCCGATGAAAGGGCAAGCGTACAG GTGTATCCGAATCAATAGGCAGCAGGAAGATGAAAGCTTACTCGAAGCCTGTGCCCAAAGTGGCCTGAAGTACTCTGACCTGCCACTGCCCAAGGAGATGACCATGTGGATTGACCCCTATGAAGTTTGCTGTCG GATGGGAGAGAACAATCCGTACTACACCGTGGCAAGCTTTGATTCCAAGAAACGTCGCAATTTAGAGGAGAACCCTGCGCAGGTCGACTCTAGTTACTCTTCCACCACGATCACCGTCTCTTCCCATGAAAGTCATGTCACCAGCTCTGACTCTCGCTTCCCAAGTTCTTCCAAAACCATTTCCTGCAGCAGTGCGTTAGATCTCCCCCGCACCTCCTCAGACAGCGGCTGGGCTTCATCAAGCATCAGCTCTTCGGATGAGAGGTCCACACACAGCCCCTCAGATTCAACATCTTCCAGTTTCATGGGGGATGATTTTGACAGCGGAATGGAGACATTGGTTTTAAGAATGCCAGAGAGCAGCTACGCTGTTGCCACCCAAACCCCTACCTCAAGTCCCTCACTGGATGAGTTCCACGACATCTGCTGGAGTCCCACTCAGGAGTGCCTAACACAG ACCGTAACCCCCACTTTCATCACCCCGTCCCCTCTTTGGATCCCCGCCTGGAGAGTACCCGAGTTCTACTCTAATATCAGCTGGAACCCCCAGCAGAGCACCTGGCGCCAGGAACGACTGGCGTTTAATGAGGAAGGGCAGGGGCACCGCTCCGGGAACTAG